The following proteins come from a genomic window of Methylorubrum populi:
- a CDS encoding putative sugar O-methyltransferase, with translation MRGKSAGRRPDPLPPDFEPALYLDLNADVAMAVEAGHIASAEEHYRLFGRREGRPYRPPAASAELGGGLAGPWTYRYPYRAWPDLPAIAFAAPRPSPEDETIARRLIAAWQSGIGRSPAQADNEGMWAARMQGFPAFHRALRNGDTGLLADLLNNLFQSHLAHGIAMGRTMATLARNAPTPFAASWCDRLLRLSEALGLAPVRSPEQGDFAAPLAGDLAHRVKQARLEAELGFPLTFPDVGAPFGVRYGAGILPEHAFSHAYAAWRVGQLGEFGRVVEIGGGFGGLAWFLQRPGRRYTILDLPFTNVLQGWFLLKAGLDVSLAGEPEAAIRILPWWEIARNESYDLAINQDSLPEMPPETAAMYIARIRAIAPMFYSINQEAAAPNTEEFRQVVVPDLIAADGGYRRLNRQLFWMRDGYVEEVYARR, from the coding sequence TTGAGGGGAAAGTCCGCCGGACGCCGCCCCGACCCGCTCCCCCCCGATTTCGAGCCCGCGCTGTACCTCGATCTGAACGCCGACGTAGCGATGGCGGTCGAGGCCGGTCACATCGCCTCCGCGGAAGAGCATTACCGTCTCTTCGGTCGTCGTGAGGGCCGCCCCTACCGTCCACCGGCCGCGAGTGCCGAACTCGGCGGCGGCCTCGCCGGACCGTGGACCTACCGGTACCCCTACCGTGCCTGGCCGGATCTGCCGGCAATCGCCTTCGCTGCGCCTCGCCCGAGCCCGGAGGACGAGACGATCGCGCGCCGGCTCATCGCCGCATGGCAATCCGGTATCGGACGCTCACCGGCTCAGGCGGATAACGAGGGCATGTGGGCCGCCCGGATGCAGGGCTTCCCGGCATTCCATAGAGCATTGCGGAACGGCGATACCGGGCTACTGGCCGACCTGCTGAACAACCTGTTCCAGTCCCATCTCGCGCACGGAATCGCCATGGGGCGGACGATGGCGACGCTGGCCCGCAATGCGCCGACGCCGTTCGCCGCGAGTTGGTGCGACCGTCTTCTGCGGCTCTCGGAGGCCCTCGGCCTCGCCCCTGTCCGCTCACCGGAGCAGGGCGACTTCGCCGCCCCCTTGGCCGGTGATCTGGCCCACCGCGTGAAGCAGGCCCGCCTCGAAGCCGAACTCGGCTTTCCCCTGACCTTTCCGGATGTCGGCGCGCCCTTCGGTGTCCGGTACGGCGCGGGAATCCTGCCTGAGCACGCCTTCAGCCACGCCTACGCCGCCTGGCGAGTTGGACAGCTCGGCGAGTTCGGCCGCGTGGTCGAGATCGGCGGCGGCTTCGGAGGCCTCGCATGGTTCCTGCAGCGCCCCGGCCGACGTTACACGATCCTCGATCTTCCCTTCACCAACGTCCTTCAGGGCTGGTTCCTGCTCAAGGCGGGCCTGGACGTCTCCCTGGCCGGCGAACCGGAAGCCGCGATCCGCATCCTGCCGTGGTGGGAGATCGCGCGGAACGAGAGCTACGACTTGGCCATCAATCAAGACTCGCTTCCCGAAATGCCGCCGGAAACGGCGGCGATGTACATCGCACGCATTCGCGCCATCGCTCCGATGTTCTACTCGATCAACCAGGAGGCGGCGGCACCGAACACCGAAGAATTCCGACAGGTCGTCGTTCCCGATCTGATCGCGGCGGATGGCGGCTATCGGAGATTGAACCGACAGCTCTTCTGGATGCGCGACGGCTATGTCGAGGAAGTCTACGCTCGGCGTTGA
- the rpsA gene encoding 30S ribosomal protein S1: MSAGLNASSAAREDFAALLEESFLQHEITEGSVVKGTVVGIEKDVAVIDIGAKTEGRVPLKEFTGPGREGELKVGDEVEVYVDRIENALGEAVISRDKARREESWVKLEKAFEANERVTGTIFNQVKGGYTVDLDGAVAFLPRSQVDIRPVRDVTPLLGTPQPFQILKMDRRRGNIVVSRRTVLEESRAEQRSELVANLEEGQVIDGVVKNITEYGAFVDLGGIDGLLHVTDMAWRRVNHPSEVVTIGQTVKVKIIKINHETHRISLGIKQLLADPWEGIAARYPEGAKLKGRVTNITDYGAFVELEPGIEGLIHVSEMSWTKKNVHPGKIVSTSQEVEVQILEVDSVKRRISLGLKQTLQNPWEAFAEKHPVGSEVEGEVKNKTEFGLFIGLEGDVDGMVHLSDLDWNRPGEQVIEEFKKGDMVRAQVLDVDVEKERISLGVKQLGGDPFAEAGEIKKGQVVTCEVVEVKDSGLEVKLVDTDMQTFIRRAELARDRGDQRPERFAAGEKFDARVIQFDRKARRVQVSIKALEVAEEREAMAQFGSADSGASLGDILGAAFNKKKTGDEE; encoded by the coding sequence ATGTCTGCTGGTCTGAACGCAAGCTCCGCGGCCCGCGAGGATTTCGCGGCCCTGCTCGAGGAATCTTTCCTCCAGCACGAGATCACCGAGGGTTCGGTCGTCAAGGGCACCGTCGTCGGCATCGAGAAGGATGTCGCCGTCATCGATATCGGTGCCAAGACCGAGGGGCGCGTCCCCCTCAAGGAATTCACCGGCCCGGGCCGCGAGGGCGAGCTCAAGGTCGGCGATGAGGTCGAGGTTTACGTCGACCGCATCGAGAACGCGCTGGGCGAGGCCGTCATCTCGCGCGACAAGGCACGCCGCGAGGAGAGCTGGGTCAAGCTCGAGAAGGCCTTCGAGGCCAACGAGCGCGTCACCGGCACGATCTTCAACCAGGTCAAGGGTGGCTACACCGTCGATCTCGACGGCGCCGTGGCGTTCCTGCCGCGCTCGCAGGTCGACATCCGCCCGGTGCGCGACGTGACCCCGCTGCTCGGCACGCCCCAGCCGTTCCAGATCCTCAAGATGGATCGCCGCCGCGGCAACATCGTCGTGTCGCGCCGCACCGTGCTCGAGGAGAGCCGCGCCGAGCAGCGCTCGGAGCTGGTGGCCAACCTTGAGGAAGGTCAGGTCATCGACGGCGTCGTCAAGAACATCACCGAGTACGGCGCCTTCGTCGATCTCGGCGGCATCGACGGCCTCTTGCACGTCACCGACATGGCGTGGCGCCGCGTGAACCACCCGTCCGAGGTCGTGACCATCGGCCAGACGGTGAAGGTCAAGATCATCAAGATCAACCACGAGACGCACCGCATCTCGCTCGGCATCAAGCAGCTGCTCGCCGATCCGTGGGAGGGCATCGCCGCCCGTTACCCCGAGGGCGCCAAGCTCAAGGGCCGCGTGACCAACATCACCGATTACGGCGCCTTCGTGGAGCTGGAGCCGGGGATCGAGGGCCTGATCCACGTCTCCGAGATGAGCTGGACCAAGAAGAACGTCCATCCGGGCAAGATCGTCTCCACCTCTCAGGAGGTCGAGGTGCAGATCCTGGAGGTCGATTCGGTCAAGCGCCGCATCTCGCTCGGCCTCAAGCAGACCCTGCAGAACCCGTGGGAGGCCTTCGCCGAGAAGCACCCGGTCGGTTCTGAGGTCGAGGGCGAGGTCAAGAACAAGACCGAGTTCGGTCTGTTCATCGGCCTCGAGGGCGACGTCGACGGCATGGTCCACCTGTCGGATCTCGACTGGAACCGTCCCGGCGAGCAGGTGATCGAGGAGTTCAAGAAGGGCGACATGGTCCGCGCCCAGGTTCTCGACGTCGACGTCGAGAAGGAGCGCATCTCGCTCGGCGTGAAGCAGCTCGGCGGCGATCCCTTCGCGGAAGCCGGCGAGATCAAGAAGGGTCAGGTCGTCACCTGCGAGGTCGTCGAGGTGAAGGATTCCGGCCTGGAGGTGAAGCTCGTCGACACCGACATGCAGACCTTCATCCGTCGCGCCGAACTCGCCCGTGACCGCGGCGACCAGCGTCCCGAGCGTTTCGCCGCCGGCGAGAAGTTCGACGCCCGCGTCATCCAGTTCGATCGCAAGGCCCGCCGCGTGCAGGTCTCGATCAAGGCGCTGGAAGTCGCCGAGGAGCGTGAGGCGATGGCCCAGTTCGGCTCGGCCGATTCGGGCGCCTCGCTCGGCGACATCCTGGGTGCCGCCTTCAACAAGAAGAAGACCGGCGACGAGGAGTAA
- the rlmB gene encoding 23S rRNA (guanosine(2251)-2'-O)-methyltransferase RlmB: MTPPRDRPAKPYGFRPRPRPQQPPGPAAREGRDHVVLYGWHPVSQALANAGRHFHRLLATENALARLKEAGVELPIEPELVRPSAIDKLLGPDAVHQGLYAEAEPLAAPALDAMPDDALLLALDQITDPHNVGAIVRTAAAFGVTAIVTTARHSPNATGVLAKSASGGLEHVPLVIVRNLAEALITLGERGFTRIGLDSDAGTPLDAVGPRRPAVLVLGAEGKGLRQRTTECCDLLVRIDATGAIRSLNVSNAAAITLYALTRPAGSQG; encoded by the coding sequence ATGACCCCGCCGCGCGACCGCCCGGCCAAGCCCTACGGCTTCCGGCCCCGCCCGCGACCGCAGCAGCCGCCGGGACCGGCCGCCCGCGAGGGCAGGGACCATGTCGTGCTCTACGGATGGCATCCCGTGTCGCAGGCGCTGGCCAATGCGGGCCGCCACTTCCATCGGCTGCTGGCCACAGAGAACGCGCTGGCCCGCCTCAAGGAGGCCGGGGTCGAGCTGCCGATCGAGCCGGAACTCGTCCGGCCGAGCGCCATCGACAAGCTGCTCGGCCCCGACGCCGTGCACCAGGGCCTCTACGCGGAAGCCGAGCCGCTCGCCGCGCCGGCCCTCGATGCCATGCCGGACGACGCGCTGCTGCTCGCCCTCGACCAGATCACCGATCCGCACAATGTCGGCGCCATCGTGCGGACCGCGGCCGCTTTCGGTGTCACCGCCATTGTCACCACCGCGCGCCACTCGCCCAACGCCACCGGCGTGCTGGCGAAATCCGCCTCCGGCGGGCTGGAGCACGTGCCGCTGGTGATCGTGCGCAACCTCGCCGAGGCGCTGATCACCCTCGGCGAGCGCGGATTCACCCGGATCGGGCTCGATTCGGACGCCGGTACGCCGCTCGATGCGGTCGGTCCGCGCCGGCCGGCGGTGCTCGTGCTCGGCGCCGAGGGCAAGGGCCTGCGCCAGCGCACCACCGAATGCTGCGACCTGCTCGTGCGCATCGACGCGACCGGAGCCATCCGCAGCCTCAACGTCTCGAACGCGGCGGCAATCACGCTCTACGCTCTGACCCGGCCGGCCGGCAGCCAGGGCTGA